The Desulfovibrio sp. genome segment AAGCCCGGGGATGGCATCATCAAGCCGCAAGCTACCCCCGGACATAAAAACCTCCTGCTCGCCAGGGGCGCAGCAGCTCCCATGCGGTCAGGCCGCAGGGCGTCTGCTCCCACCATCGGCTGTTGGCGCGCTGCATGAGCGCAAGCCCGGCATTAACGCTGCCCTGGGCGGCGCTGGTGACGTTGCCCACCACATCGCCCCGGGCCTGCAAGGTGACCAGATGGCACAGCACGTAAGAGAGCGCCATTGCGCGGGTATCCTCCGGTATGCGAGAGCGGTCAGTATTGCCCAC includes the following:
- a CDS encoding DUF4054 domain-containing protein produces the protein MARVSLNIAEWRAMFPQFGDEALTPDSLLTAQWPVAELLVGNTDRSRIPEDTRAMALSYVLCHLVTLQARGDVVGNVTSAAQGSVNAGLALMQRANSRWWEQTPCGLTAWELLRPWRAGGFYVRG